One region of Spiroplasma endosymbiont of Asaphidion curtum genomic DNA includes:
- a CDS encoding IS30 family transposase encodes MGYKHLGIYERIYIENQLKFKVKISEIAKNLNRSISTIIREVNRNKDSNHYFSLIAQNKAENRKQSHVYFHKFKNRELVKYVQQKLLLGWSPEQIYGRIKNFHKEWIISFKTIYNWIYSGLLEKVTNKNLRRKGKKRKSQENRGKFNGKSIKKRNINVNNRITVGHWEGDTTVSSGGKSKSCLITLVERTSRFTLAMLVENRTTKVVNENISHYLSILPNNLVKTITFDRGKEFSNWQQLEKNLNVKIYFANAYSPWQRGTNENTNGLIREKFPKKFNFSNTTKNAVHKFILSLNQRPRKILNYLSPIEYLVRKII; translated from the coding sequence ATGGGTTACAAACATCTTGGCATATATGAAAGAATTTATATTGAGAATCAATTGAAGTTTAAAGTAAAAATTAGTGAAATAGCTAAAAATCTTAATCGAAGTATTAGTACTATTATTCGAGAAGTCAATAGAAATAAAGATAGTAATCATTATTTTTCATTAATTGCACAAAATAAAGCAGAAAACAGAAAACAATCACATGTTTATTTTCATAAGTTTAAAAATAGAGAATTAGTAAAATATGTACAACAAAAATTACTATTAGGTTGATCGCCTGAACAAATTTATGGCAGAATTAAAAATTTTCATAAAGAATGAATTATTAGTTTTAAAACAATTTACAATTGAATTTATTCTGGATTACTTGAAAAAGTTACTAATAAAAATTTAAGAAGAAAAGGTAAGAAACGAAAATCTCAAGAAAATCGCGGTAAATTTAATGGTAAATCAATTAAAAAACGAAATATTAATGTTAATAATCGTATAACTGTTGGTCATTGAGAAGGTGATACTACAGTATCATCAGGAGGTAAAAGTAAATCATGTTTAATAACTTTAGTTGAAAGAACATCAAGATTTACTTTAGCAATGTTAGTTGAAAATAGAACTACTAAAGTTGTTAACGAAAACATTAGCCATTATTTATCAATTCTTCCAAATAATCTTGTTAAGACTATAACATTTGATAGGGGTAAAGAATTTTCTAATTGACAACAACTTGAAAAAAATTTAAATGTGAAAATTTATTTTGCTAATGCGTATTCGCCTTGACAAAGAGGTACTAATGAAAATACTAATGGTTTAATTAGAGAAAAATTTCCTAAAAAATTTAATTTTTCAAATACTACTAAAAATGCAGTTCATAAATTTATATTGTCTTTAAACCAAAGACCAAGAAAAATACTAAATTATCTTTCACCAATCGAATATTTGGTTAGAAAAATAATTTAG
- a CDS encoding transposase family protein, which translates to MVEILKEAEAKQKQIGGRPNKLWIEQRLLMTLEYWKEYSTYRIIAKKYNRLLALLIY; encoded by the coding sequence ATGGTAGAAATTTTAAAAGAAGCTGAAGCTAAACAAAAACAAATTGGTGGTAGACCAAATAAATTATGAATAGAGCAAAGATTACTTATGACTTTAGAATACTGAAAAGAATATAGTACATATCGTATTATTGCAAAAAAATATAATAGACTTCTTGCATTACTTATTTATTAA
- a CDS encoding IS5 family transposase (programmed frameshift), translated as MKFDKFNFINDKELLRLTGIKQSTFNKMLNILKEAELKKFKRGGKNNKLSLENRLLMTLSYWREYRTYFHLGKSFDISEASCYRNIKWIEDILIKHPDFQQLAGKKALINDYFNDKTIIIDATETSIQRPKKGQKQSYSGKKKKHTIKTQVIIEKESKIIIATNFSLGKKHDFCLFKESKIPILKNTKLIVDNGYQGIQKIHSNVLIPKKKTKKNPLNKEQKHNNKLISKMRIIIENIFAILKKFKIITEKYRNRRKRFSLRFNLIASIYNLQL; from the exons ATGAAATTTGATAAATTTAATTTTATTAATGATAAAGAATTATTACGATTAACTGGAATAAAGCAAAGTACTTTTAATAAAATGTTAAATATTTTAAAAGAAGCTGAGTTAAAAAAGTTTAAAAGAGGTGGTAAAAATAATAAATTATCATTAGAAAATAGATTATTGATGACTTTATCATATTGACGAGAATATCGTACTTATTTTCATCTTGGTAAAAGTTTTGATATTAGTGAAGCTAGTTGTTATCGAAATATCAAGTGAATTGAAGATATTTTAATCAAACATCCTGATTTTCAACAACTTGCTGGTAAAAAAGCATTAATAAATGATTATTTTAATGATAAAACAATTATTATTGATGCTACAGAAACATCCATTCAACGCCCAAAAAAAG GACAAAAACAATCTTATTCAGGAAAAAAGAAAAAACACACTATTAAAACACAAGTAATTATTGAAAAAGAAAGCAAAATAATTATTGCAACAAATTTTTCTCTCGGTAAAAAGCATGATTTTTGTTTATTTAAAGAATCAAAAATCCCAATTTTAAAAAATACTAAATTAATAGTTGATAATGGTTATCAAGGAATACAAAAAATTCATAGTAATGTTCTAATACCTAAGAAAAAAACAAAGAAAAACCCTTTAAATAAAGAACAAAAACATAATAATAAATTAATTTCAAAAATGAGAATTATTATTGAAAATATTTTTGCTATTCTTAAAAAATTTAAAATTATTACTGAAAAATATCGTAATCGTAGAAAACGATTTAGTTTAAGATTTAATTTAATTGCTTCAATTTATAATTTGCAATTATAG
- a CDS encoding transposase family protein — protein sequence MFNNKIISVDFCYGSIHDYKLFLKSNTLINPKLELIADSGYQGLQNVHKNTLLPIKKSKNNPLNPDKKEYNSFLSKVRIAIEHVFVRLKRFKILVYRYRNKIRRFGLRFNLISGIYNFELS from the coding sequence TTATTTAACAATAAAATTATTTCAGTAGATTTTTGTTATGGCAGTATTCATGATTATAAGTTATTTTTAAAATCAAATACACTTATAAATCCAAAATTAGAATTAATTGCTGATTCAGGATATCAAGGTTTGCAAAATGTTCATAAAAATACATTATTGCCAATTAAAAAGAGTAAAAATAATCCTTTAAATCCAGATAAAAAGGAATATAATAGCTTTTTAAGTAAAGTTAGAATTGCCATTGAACATGTTTTTGTTAGATTAAAAAGATTTAAAATACTAGTTTATCGTTATCGCAATAAGATTAGAAGATTTGGATTACGATTTAACTTAATTTCAGGAATATATAATTTTGAATTAAGCTAG
- a CDS encoding methylated-DNA--[protein]-cysteine S-methyltransferase: MKQGYYQSPAGLVMVISQNNKIINISFILACPLFSSLSKEIKQCLQEIAQYFINQRKIFSFDYVLNTTKFSQKVLEATKQIPYGEARTYSDIAKMINHPLAARTVGSALKRNPLAISIPCHRVINKNSKRINYLYGVEIKLALLAWEGVI; the protein is encoded by the coding sequence ATGAAACAAGGATATTATCAAAGTCCTGCGGGATTAGTGATGGTGATTAGTCAAAATAATAAAATTATTAATATTAGTTTCATTTTAGCTTGTCCTTTGTTTTCATCATTATCAAAAGAAATAAAACAATGTTTACAAGAAATTGCTCAATATTTTATAAATCAAAGAAAAATATTTTCGTTTGATTATGTATTAAATACAACTAAGTTTAGTCAGAAGGTATTGGAAGCAACAAAACAAATCCCTTATGGTGAGGCGAGAACTTATAGTGACATTGCTAAAATGATTAATCATCCATTAGCAGCACGAACAGTGGGGTCAGCATTAAAAAGAAACCCGTTAGCAATTAGTATTCCGTGTCATCGGGTTATTAATAAAAATAGTAAACGGATTAATTATCTTTATGGGGTAGAAATTAAATTGGCATTGTTAGCATGAGAAGGTGTGATATAA
- the rpmG gene encoding 50S ribosomal protein L33, translated as MQQKIILVCDQCLSRNYNTFTNSSNQTVRLSLKKFCKHCNQHTVHKETR; from the coding sequence ATGCAACAAAAAATTATTTTAGTTTGTGATCAATGTCTGTCAAGAAACTATAATACTTTTACTAATAGTTCTAATCAAACTGTTAGATTATCTTTAAAAAAATTTTGTAAACACTGTAATCAACATACAGTTCATAAGGAAACAAGATAA
- the nusG gene encoding transcription termination/antitermination protein NusG, whose product MIKEDIKQEKDSSDLLGKWYIINCYSGHEEKVKEDLLQRVETLNMKNFIFDVRIVKQQEMSKKTKLMIGKNPYPGYLFVNMYMTDDAWFIVRNTPGVTGFIGSSGNWSKPFPLSRTEVRDMLRRSEEKSNISSKKVQQVFVADFKEGDLAKILSGAFENKEGEVIGMDYSKGVATINIEVFGGRYVPVEAEFSYCEKVN is encoded by the coding sequence ATGATAAAAGAAGATATTAAACAAGAAAAGGATTCTAGTGATTTATTAGGTAAGTGATATATAATTAATTGTTATAGTGGTCATGAAGAAAAAGTTAAAGAAGATTTATTACAACGAGTTGAAACTTTAAATATGAAAAACTTTATTTTTGATGTTCGAATTGTGAAACAGCAAGAAATGTCAAAAAAAACAAAATTAATGATTGGAAAAAATCCATATCCAGGTTATTTATTTGTTAATATGTATATGACTGATGATGCTTGATTTATTGTTAGAAATACCCCTGGTGTTACTGGGTTTATTGGGTCTAGTGGAAATTGATCAAAACCGTTTCCATTATCGCGTACTGAAGTTAGAGATATGTTAAGACGCAGCGAAGAAAAAAGTAATATTAGTAGTAAAAAAGTTCAACAAGTATTTGTTGCTGACTTTAAAGAAGGAGACCTTGCTAAAATATTATCAGGAGCTTTTGAAAATAAAGAAGGTGAAGTTATTGGTATGGATTATAGTAAAGGTGTAGCAACAATTAATATTGAAGTTTTTGGGGGAAGATATGTTCCTGTGGAAGCTGAATTTAGTTATTGTGAGAAAGTTAATTAA
- a CDS encoding DegV family protein produces MKKIVIMTDSSAGFSTLEQKKYNVVVIPLMISINSNKSFKDNDEINDTKLFNFVKKEQL; encoded by the coding sequence ATGAAAAAGATAGTTATTATGACTGATTCATCAGCAGGATTTAGTACTTTAGAGCAAAAAAAATATAATGTTGTTGTTATTCCATTAATGATTTCTATTAATAGTAACAAGAGTTTTAAAGATAATGATGAAATTAATGATACTAAACTTTTTAATTTTGTTAAAAAAGAGCAACTGTAA
- a CDS encoding transposase family protein: MQNVHKNTLLPIKKSKNNPLNPDKKEYNSFLSKVRIVIEHVFARLKRFKIVVYRYRNKIRRFGLRFNLISGIYNFELS, from the coding sequence TTGCAAAATGTTCATAAAAATACATTATTGCCAATTAAAAAGAGTAAAAATAATCCTTTAAATCCAGATAAAAAGGAATATAATAGCTTTTTAAGTAAAGTTAGAATTGTCATTGAACATGTTTTTGCTAGATTAAAAAGATTTAAAATAGTAGTTTATCGTTATCGCAATAAGATTAGAAGATTTGGATTACGATTTAACTTAATTTCAGGAATATATAATTTTGAATTAAGCTAG
- a CDS encoding DUF1295 domain-containing protein has translation MANLLWLLLPLYITLLIIFVSGISILEKNSYFKLKNNLQYKEYLAKTSILIPWIGKKGLPKKLRNSN, from the coding sequence TTGGCAAATTTATTATGATTACTATTACCACTTTATATTACTTTATTAATAATTTTTGTTTCGGGAATTTCTATTTTAGAAAAAAATAGCTATTTTAAACTAAAAAACAACTTGCAATACAAAGAATACTTAGCAAAAACATCAATTCTTATACCCTGAATTGGTAAAAAAGGATTACCGAAAAAATTACGGAACAGTAATTAA
- a CDS encoding IS30 family transposase, with protein sequence MGYKHLGIYERIYIENQLKFKVKISEIAKNLNRSISTIIREVNRNKDSNHYFSLIAQNKAENRKQSHVYFHKFKNRELVKYVQQKLLLGWSPEQIYGRIKNFHKEWIISFKTIYNWIYSGLLEKVTNKNLRRKGKKRKSQENRGKFNGKSIKERNINVNNRITVGHWEGDTVVSSRGKSKSCLITLVERTSRFTLAMLIENRTTKVVNENISHYLSILPNNLVKTITFDRGKEFSNWQQLEKNLNVKIYFANAYSPWQRGTNENTNGLIREKFPKKFNFSNTTKNAVHKFILSLNQRPRKILNYLSPIEYLVRKII encoded by the coding sequence ATGGGTTACAAACATCTTGGCATATATGAAAGAATTTATATTGAGAATCAATTGAAGTTTAAAGTAAAAATTAGTGAAATAGCTAAAAATCTTAATCGAAGTATTAGTACTATTATTCGAGAAGTCAATAGAAATAAAGATAGTAATCATTATTTTTCATTAATTGCACAAAATAAAGCAGAAAACAGAAAACAATCACATGTTTATTTTCATAAGTTTAAAAATAGAGAATTAGTAAAATATGTACAACAAAAATTACTATTAGGTTGATCGCCTGAACAAATTTATGGCAGAATTAAAAATTTTCATAAAGAATGAATTATTAGTTTTAAAACAATTTACAATTGAATTTATTCTGGATTACTTGAAAAAGTTACTAATAAAAATTTAAGAAGAAAAGGTAAGAAACGAAAATCTCAAGAAAATCGCGGTAAATTTAATGGTAAATCAATTAAAGAACGAAATATTAATGTTAATAATCGTATAACTGTTGGTCATTGAGAAGGTGATACTGTAGTATCATCACGAGGTAAAAGTAAATCATGTTTAATAACTTTAGTTGAAAGAACATCAAGATTTACTTTAGCAATGTTAATTGAAAATAGAACTACTAAAGTTGTTAACGAAAACATTAGCCATTATTTATCAATTCTTCCAAATAATCTTGTTAAGACTATAACATTTGATAGGGGTAAAGAATTTTCTAATTGACAACAACTTGAAAAAAATTTAAATGTGAAAATTTATTTTGCTAATGCGTATTCGCCTTGACAAAGAGGTACTAATGAAAATACTAATGGTTTAATTAGAGAAAAATTTCCTAAAAAATTTAATTTTTCAAATACTACTAAAAATGCAGTTCATAAATTTATATTGTCTTTAAACCAAAGACCAAGAAAAATACTAAATTATCTTTCACCAATCGAATATTTGGTTAGAAAAATAATTTAG
- the glyA gene encoding serine hydroxymethyltransferase, with protein sequence MFKDDTQVNDISLEGKDIDSLITDIDSEIQNINLKTNDIDPELKAIVKEELIRQQQHVELIASENYVSLPVLRLAGSILTNKYAEGYPGRRYYGGCEFVDKSENLAIERLKTLFNAEHANVQPHSGSQANAAAYQAILKPDDIVLAMSLDAGGHLTHGHKLNFSGIVYQFYGYGVDEKTQQLDYEAIRQQALELKPKLIVAGASAYSRTIDFTKFREIADEVGALLMVDMAHIAGLIAAGLHQNPVTVADIVTTTTHKTLRGPRSGAILCKKELAKAIDRAVFPGQQGGPLEHIIAAKAQAFYEASTPEFKAYQQQIMANCKVLENIFRKHDIKLISGGTDNHLMIIDVKSSFNRTGQECENILHQIDVICNKNMIPFDKEKPMTTSGIRIGTAAMTTRGWKEKEFEQLANIIVSVLKEHGNTEENIAKHKQQIGILLKNFPIYENYQL encoded by the coding sequence ATGTTTAAAGATGATACCCAAGTAAATGATATTAGTTTAGAAGGAAAGGATATTGATTCATTAATAACTGATATTGATTCAGAAATACAAAATATTAATCTCAAAACAAATGATATTGATCCCGAACTAAAAGCAATTGTTAAAGAAGAACTTATTAGACAACAACAACATGTGGAATTAATTGCTTCGGAAAATTATGTTTCGCTTCCAGTGTTAAGATTAGCAGGTTCAATATTAACTAATAAATATGCTGAAGGATATCCGGGAAGAAGATATTATGGTGGTTGTGAATTTGTTGACAAAAGTGAAAATTTAGCGATTGAAAGATTAAAGACTTTATTTAATGCTGAACATGCTAATGTGCAACCACATTCTGGTAGTCAAGCCAATGCTGCTGCTTATCAAGCTATTTTAAAGCCGGATGATATTGTTTTGGCAATGAGTTTAGATGCTGGAGGACACTTAACACACGGACATAAATTGAATTTTTCAGGAATTGTTTATCAATTTTATGGTTATGGTGTTGATGAAAAAACTCAACAATTAGATTATGAAGCAATTAGACAACAAGCATTAGAACTTAAACCAAAATTAATTGTTGCTGGAGCGAGTGCATATTCAAGAACAATTGATTTTACTAAGTTTCGTGAAATTGCTGATGAAGTTGGAGCATTATTAATGGTTGATATGGCTCATATTGCTGGTTTAATTGCTGCTGGATTACATCAAAATCCTGTAACAGTAGCAGATATTGTAACAACAACAACACATAAAACATTACGAGGTCCAAGAAGTGGAGCAATTTTATGTAAAAAAGAATTAGCAAAAGCGATTGATCGAGCAGTATTTCCTGGTCAACAAGGAGGTCCTTTAGAACATATTATTGCTGCTAAAGCACAAGCATTTTATGAAGCGTCAACACCAGAATTTAAAGCATATCAACAGCAAATTATGGCTAATTGTAAAGTTTTAGAAAATATTTTTAGAAAACATGATATTAAACTGATTAGTGGCGGTACTGATAATCATTTAATGATTATTGATGTTAAATCATCATTTAATCGTACTGGGCAGGAATGTGAAAATATTTTGCATCAAATTGATGTTATTTGTAATAAAAATATGATTCCTTTTGATAAAGAAAAACCAATGACTACTAGCGGTATTCGGATTGGAACAGCAGCGATGACCACTAGAGGGTGAAAAGAAAAGGAATTTGAACAATTAGCAAATATAATTGTTAGTGTTCTTAAAGAGCATGGTAATACTGAAGAGAATATTGCTAAGCATAAACAACAAATTGGTATTTTATTAAAAAATTTTCCAATATATGAAAATTATCAATTATAA
- the rpiB gene encoding ribose 5-phosphate isomerase B: MKDKIAIGCDHAGYVLKTALIEYLKNNEYEVIDLGTNSKKEQVDYPDYAKLIGKEVGNGNAKYGILICGTGIGISISANRMPKIRAALCYETKLAALAREHNDANILVLGGRIIAPQKAIWILEEFLNTKFSNRHQQRVEKIELN; the protein is encoded by the coding sequence ATGAAAGATAAAATTGCTATTGGATGTGATCACGCTGGATATGTATTAAAAACTGCTCTTATTGAATATTTAAAAAATAATGAATATGAGGTTATTGATTTAGGAACTAATAGTAAAAAAGAACAAGTTGATTATCCTGATTATGCAAAATTAATTGGCAAAGAAGTAGGAAATGGTAATGCTAAGTATGGGATTTTAATTTGTGGTACAGGTATTGGAATAAGTATTAGTGCTAATCGCATGCCAAAAATTAGAGCGGCATTATGTTATGAAACAAAGTTAGCGGCCTTAGCTCGCGAACATAATGATGCTAATATTTTAGTTTTAGGAGGAAGAATTATTGCGCCTCAAAAAGCGATTTGAATTTTAGAAGAGTTTTTGAATACTAAATTTTCAAACCGCCATCAACAACGAGTTGAAAAAATTGAATTGAATTAG